One segment of Salvia splendens isolate huo1 chromosome 20, SspV2, whole genome shotgun sequence DNA contains the following:
- the LOC121782874 gene encoding PP2A regulatory subunit TAP46-like, whose amino-acid sequence MGELNIDELSLPRIFEQARKIHQAASDSSVDQDTVKKGCELLRKCEEMIGKLGLFSLNETKDDISTANLKYILVPCYLGELTEKISEEDRIEILNVSQAKLKEFFYFCEAMELVPKEELESLAQATGKTFADRRAQKIARFKRQKAAESKLIEIRERKERRGRSTRASALSTPVVSEEEDFDDDDGEEEREAWLTTISLALCKAFDLLEMLKKEEEMLLAVRERQSKEGNNELAQSILDERAEKAEAWHRDAASRSRITKPATPITCATFAQDVIEGRAAVSQAHEHKHQPMLFGPASLVAKNPTSERERIAAKVFQPHYRLPTMSIEEAGLKEMEIMNKWQEDTKKIIEEANTSWHTDNKLLQRPSEDDDDEDDDAAQDKARAWDDWKDDNPRGAGNKKLTPCG is encoded by the exons ATGGGGGAATTAAACATAGACGAGTTGTCTCTTCCCCGTATTTTCGAGCAGGCTCGGAAAATTCACCAAGCCGCATCCGATTCTTCCGTCGATCAG GATACGGTGAAGAAAGGTTGCGAATTGTTGAGGAAATGCGAGGAAATGATTGGGAAATTAGGGTTGTTTTCGCTGAATGAGACGAAAGATGATATCAGTACCGCAAACCTCAAATATATTCTC GTTCCATGTTATCTTGGTGAGCTAACTGAGAAAATTTCTGAGGAAGATAGGATTGAAATTCTAAATGTTTCACAGGCCAAGCTGAAG gaatttttctatttttgtgagGCAATGGAGCTTGTACCAAAAGAAGAACTAGAATCACTTGCGCAAGCTACTGGTAAAACATTTGCTGATAGGAGAGCCCAAAAG ATTGCACGCTTCAAACGTCAGAAAGCTGCTGAGTCAAAATTGATTGAAATAAGGGAACGGAAGGAACGGCGGGGGCGTTCAACTAGGGCATCTGCATTATCTACTCCTGTTGTGTCTGAGGAAGAggattttgatgatgatgatggggaGGAGGAGAGGGAG GCATGGCTGACCACCATCTCCTTGGCGCTCTGTAAG GCATTTGATCTACTGGAAATGttgaagaaagaagaagagatgCTCCTTGCTGTTAGGGAAAGACAGTCAAAG GAAGGGAATAATGAGCTTGCACAGTCCATTCTTGATGAGCGTGCTGAAAAAGCAGAAGCCTGGCATCGTGATGCAGCATCAAGGTCTCGAATTACAAAACCTGCTACTCCAATCACTTGTGCTACTTTTGCTCAAGATGTGATTGAGGGTAGAGCGGCGGTTTCACAGGCTCATGAACACAAACATCAGCCAATGCTATTTGGACCTGCAAGCCTTGTGGCCAAAAACCCGACAAGTGAAAGGGAGAGAATCGCAGCTAAAGTTTTCCAGCCTCACTACAG ATTACCAACCATGAGCATAGAGGAAGCTGGGTTGAAGGAGATGGAGATTATGAATAAGTGGCAAGAAGATACCAAGAAGATCATTGAAGAAGCTAACACGTCATGGCACACGGATAACAAGCTGCTACAGAGGCCAAGtgaggatgatgatgacgaGGATGATGATGCTGCCCAAGATAAGGCTAGGGCCTGGGATGACTGGAAGGACGACAACCCTCGCGGAGCAGGCAATAAGAAGCTCACTCCATGCGGTTGA
- the LOC121782988 gene encoding phytolongin Phyl2.2-like, producing the protein MNSDPSLIHYCCIAKSTTILAEFNSKDAELGAIAAKCLEKTPPLHAAFSHSVRSQTFAFMIDEPFAYFLISDEKLKKSEGLTFLGSVRDAFVKDFNGVSKLERLSSHCFQGEFSPVFRQLIGPALYKMDGIESPKEQRMGENGSFQYGSGPIRGRSRLSGDKGSGKMKKNALLEEFKIDGRRNGEREVDDSSVNTTPVCPSPGFSSASHKNRGLYSGELNCQQKAKKVWKKQVWVILSLDLIACAILFVVWLWVCRGLKCMES; encoded by the coding sequence ATGAATTCGGATCCAAGTCTGATCCACTACTGCTGCATTGCGAAATCAACCACCATATTAGCGGAATTCAACTCCAAGGATGCCGAGCTCGGCGCGATCGCGGCGAAATGCCTTGAGAAAACGCCGCCGCTCCACGCCGCCTTCAGCCATAGCGTCCGCTCGCAGACATTCGCCTTCATGATCGACGAACCGTTCGCATATTTCCTGATCTCCGACgagaaattgaagaaatccGAGGGTTTGACGTTTCTGGGGAGCGTGAGGGATGCTTTCGTTAAGGATTTCAACGGTGTTAGCAAGCTGGAGAGGCTGAGTTCTCATTGCTTCCAGGGCGAATTCAGCCCTGTTTTCCGGCAGCTGATTGGTCCGGCGCTGTATAAAATGGATGGGATTGAGTCCCCAAAGGAGCAGAGAATGGGGGAAAATGGGAGCTTTCAATACGGGTCGGGCCCCATTCGTGGAAGGAGCCGGCTCAGTGGGGACAAAGGGTCGGGCAAGATGAAGAAGAATGCATTGCTTGAGGAATTCAAGATTGATGGGAGAAGAAATGGGGAGAGAGAGGTTGATGACAGCAGTGTCAACACCACCCCCGTTTGTCCGAGCCCCGGGTTCAGTTCGGCCTCGCATAAGAATAGAGGGCTCTATTCTGGAGAATTGAACTGCCAGCAAAAGGctaagaaagtttggaagaagcAAGTTTGGGTGATTCTTTCGCTTGATTTGATCGCTTGTGCAATCTTGTTTGTTGTGTGGCTGTGGGTTTGCAGGGGCCTGAAATGCATGGAGAGCTGA